The window ATAGaacattttaggaaattgtggttgcatttaaaattcagtgttaattgtttcctttttttgttgttgctgttgttgctttGACAGGACTGCAAGAATGCAAAGTGCAAGTATATAAAATGCATCCTCAAAGACACTGAAGTAAAGAGCGAGTACTTAGTGAAAGTTAAAACGAGGATCTGGAGTGGAACATTTATTACGGTAAATACATTCAACAGTGAGCCTGATTTTTAAATAATGGTTTTTCATCCTGTGTTTAATGgcattacatttgttttgtgcaGAATTCATACTGACACTTTCTGTGCTCtcatttgtttgaatttgtCATCACAGGCTACCTATCAGACCATCGAGCTGACTACCAGCGTTGATGTTGAGACCTCCAACCCCGATTTGCTCATAATCGACAACAAACAGTTGCCAGTAAATTCACATTTCAACCTTGCAAAAAATGAGGAAGGAAATTTAAGAGAGAAGTTAAACATTTCATTCGTGACCTGTAAtgcttttaaatactttttgaaGCAATTCTAACACTTATTGTGATTTACATGAAGTTCTCTCGATGCAACGCCATTGTTGATGCAGTTTTTACAAGTAAAGAATTGctgttacagtatatttttgaaTGTACCATAGcagaaaaaaatggttttaatctCTCCATTGCAAAATTACATCATATTTTCACTCTAAATTCAATGAGCTTATGCAAGttcctgttttcatttgttGATCAACCTCACGTTTGGAGTGAAACAGGCCATGTAGTGATCACTCTTGTTCTGCTGCTGTCCAGGTGGTGGTGACAATCAGTAAACCTGGAGAGAAAGGTGAAGTTCCAGTGGGAGTGATCGTTGGCAGCGTTATAGCAGGCCTGCTGCTGCTAGCTCTGGCTGTTGGACTGCTGTATAAGGTGAGTGTCTGTCTGCGCTTTGgtgaaaatgatttaaacataaagaaatgtaAGTAAATTATTTCAAGAACTTAGGTATGCCTGTTTCATATTTGCCaacatgtgaatatttaatcAAGGTGAGAGAGTTCACCAGAGAGGAGATCTGGTGACCttacaaatgttgttttatatttttcagttatgtccatatacagtatgtttgtttcATTAGGGGCCTAGGTTAGAGCaacatgtcatatttttttatttttttccactaatACATGAACTGTGAATTTATCTGAATATAATCTGTTTACTTTCTAGTTTGGATTCTTCAAAAGAAAATACCAGCAGCTTcagagagaggatgatgatgaagacgGGCAGAGTCACCCACACGTAGATGAAGTGCTGTGAAGTGAAGAGAAAACCCGCAGCCTTCTCACTCAGCTGAAAATTTCCAGGGTGAATACTGGTACCTCTTATGGGATCTTGTAAATTGCAACTGGACTAAAGCTTAATCACTGGAAACTGGGCATTTGAATGATATGGAATCTTTTCCATTTCTGGATAACTGGGATTTGACCCTCTGTCCATAATTCAGAGGATTACTGTTAGTCTCttcttgtttttgtacattctCAATTTGTTGTTGTGCACTGactttgaataaatgtaaataactATTTTTTTCAACATGACAAAACCTTATAGTAATGCTTATTAGGCCGTAGATGATATTTGGATGCAAATGTTGCCTGGGTTCATGGGTTTCacactgtgtttctctgttttgaatACTTCTGGGCAACATGATTGATAAGTAGCAGTTTGAAATAGAGATAATGTTTTATCATCATGAAAATTGCTCATTTAACATACGCTCTATAGGCAGCCGGTCATTAACATAAACTGTCTTGAGATCTGCTGTCACCACTGACACTCAGGGCTTTTCTTGCATTAAGACAAATTCTATCAGTAGTCCGAATGCAAAAGGAAACGATACAGATCCTGGAAAATGTTATGCATGACAGTATTCTGTTTCCttatgtttgtactgtatatactgtaagaTAAAATTATGAACTTTCAGACTgggttttatactgtatatgaaaagATTAGAGGAGTCTATGAGTCCATGGAGTAGCTACTTGTGATGTTGTTCTTTTTATATGGatgatatttttgtttgttaccATTAGTGGCTCAACTTGTCAGGTATGAATATTATAGTAGCATAttgtttagggctgcaactaaccattattgTCATGATTGAGTAATCTGCTGATTTTTTGATTGATCGAATAATGGTTTTGCAATTTCAGGAATTAGAAATTATCACACTTTTCCAGGTTCCtagattatgtttttaaatgggTTGTTTTAtacaaccaacagtccaaaagcaACAGAACTTACATTACAATCATATAagtcaaagaaaagcagcataGTTTGAATCGTTAAATGTTTGCAAtgttcttgaaaaatgactcaaaccaTTAAATCGACGATCAAAACAGTCGCAGATAAATTTTTCtcttgatcaactaatcaattaattggtCGATTATTTTTGCTCCAAAAGTTTATTTGTAGGCCAAAAGGACACAATGCCCtaaatcaacaaaacacactgtTCCCCATGTACAAATACGGTtcactacagagataaaagttTGACTCAGACTTTGTTTGCCAAAAGCAACAACCAGATTAATTTACTTCTTAAACGGTACCATTTGTTGTTAGAGGTTTGATGTGAGATAATCCGTCTCTGTGTCAGGCTGTATTGCCGCAGCTTTACCACAAGATGGCAGCATGATATAAATGACATGTTGGCACTGCTCATTACTTCCTCAATGCTATGTAAATGACTTGAACAGTCCATAGGACTTTCAtttaatatattgtaatatatgacccatttttaattgtattgtttttgtccTTTATTGTCTTATAtcctctcatttcctttcctctcctctcctctcttcccttcctctcctttcctcacctctcctctcctctcctctcctctcctctcctctcctcccgtCCCCTCCTGGAATACCTTTAGAAAACCTGACCCTGCAAGGGACCCTAGTTGGACCACATCCCTGCACAAATCAGTACAATTTAAGTTTTCCCTCAAACTCGATTATTTTCCTCTCACATTTTTGACTATTGTATTCTCCCAGTTAGGTTAGTCAGTCCCTTGACTGTTAAGGAATGTGTTtctggatgtttttcttttgagcaAGCCAACTCCAGCACCCAGCAGAGTCTTTTAGCATTCATTTCTTTGGATCTGGCGAGGTGGAATATGCTATTTGTCTCTAATAAGTAGCATATTTTTTGAGAGCCTGGGCTCAAGTCTTCCTTGTTGGAGGGGATATATACAATCTGATGAATGATGGAGCTGCTCTGTTTCACAATTACTCATGAGCTACGGTGTTGTGAAACAGCATTTGGATTCTATGTATATGTGTACAGGGAGCAATGTGGAAATAGTTGATGAAATGAGATACAGTGTTTGAACACCTTTTTAAAGTCCCATGCCACAGTGGGATGATTGCTCAAATATTGCTGCAATGTTCTTGTAAATCAAAAGTGATGTCACTGCAAATTATTTAATGACAGTCAACCTTTATTTGCACTTTGTCAGGCTTTTTGGCATTACCTGGACTTTACTGTAATATTCACAGGTTTCACTGGAACTacttttaagacatttttttgtgttgtagCATAATAGGGATTATCATTAAGTAGTAAAGGTGGAAGTTGGtcctttgttttcatttatttcaattaagaatgacatttgggtttttttaagaGTGTACTTGCCATATCTAATCGACTCAAGGGGCAACAGCTGCAGCCACACAGTATTACAGTGTAAActtaagtgttttttaatgcaaaCGTTCTGCATCAAATTAAGAATGAATTAATGTCATCCCCTGTGGCATCAGGAGGGTGTGCAACCAATCAGTTTTCATGAATTCCATATTATAATCCGTGACTTGATCATTCTACTAAGATGCAAAAAGTTCCCATCAGTGCTAATCATTCGCTCCAAGTTTCTTTTTGTACCAAACTCAGCTCAGGGACTGGGACATTGAGTCTGGTTGTCCCTCTGCTGATGCCATTAATGGCTTCACAGCCAGCACTTTAAAGTTGATACAGCAGGGCAGTAATGTACTGTACTCTCATGTCAGGAAGTGTTTTTGAAACTTCAACTCTTCAAAGACACTGAtctcacaaatcacacacaccagacagaaTGATTTGCCAAGTATAACTCAACATCAACTGAACGTTTACAGATTTGCAGAAAGAATTGTCTCAGATATTGACTTTTACACCAGTTTTGATGTgatgatgtctttaaaaagtGGCTTTGAGGTTTATATAGAACCTTTGGTAGGCTCCTTTGTGCATTTGTAGTCAAAATAGTCTTAATGGTTCTGTTCAATCATTTCACACAATTGTGAAATTAGTCAGATTCTTGATTCACTAGATGGGATGAGTGGGTAAAATGAAAAGACCTATCAGTTTTCATCTCTGTCCCTTGATAAAATTATGAATAGATTAATAATAGAGTAGACTTCCTTAAGTGTGGCATTCAAGTATGAGTCTAATATAAATGTGCATGTCAGACAGATCATGTTATTGCTTACAGACACCTTCTCTTGGCTTTTATTACATGAACAAACCCCTAGGGATGTTGTCTACTTCAAAAACATTGTGGAAAAGTTTCACTCGAAATCCAAATTTGTGAGATTTCTTAAATTTCATGATGCTACATTGTCTAATTGACTCTGATAATAATCATCATAAGCAAGAAATCATTTTGAGCAATAACTCAGCAGATACTTCGGAAGTACCATATATAGTCACTGTATGTTATCAGTAAAAAGCTGAATTGAAAGGAGGGtaagttataaaaatgtttgccACCAGGGAATCAAAAATACCCGATAAGTCCTAGAGACAATGGTTACAAGGACAAACTCTGTTTTTAAGTCTTCCAGCTGACTTCTGTTTCTTATTATAATTTAAAGCAGGTAATGTATTACCTGTCAGCTGATTAGAGTTTGAAAGCAGGTCCTGTAAACTGAGGAGCAACAgatctgcttttcttcttctgtttctcttttcttaagTACAGCTGTTGGATTGTACAGTAAGTAGCATGAACTCCATCACTGGATCACAAAAAATAATACTGCAAGCACAAAGAGTCtagcacaaaaaaaatcagtctcaTGTGGTATTAGATGAGAAAAAGTGGGTGATCCTATATGAGTAATATGTAATGGGAATATCTAACTGCAACTTGTATTATGATGTTATGTAATGatcattttataataaattctacagtatgtatgtttgtatattccatatatatatattgtatattgtgaACCCCTTATACTTTATCTGTTATGGTTTTTAAtcatctgatgtttttgtgaaaGACCGTTTGTGAtgaaatcaataatgaaataaaaagttttttctcAGTGCTGTTTGTGATGCAAATgcacaaacaagaaaataaccAGCTGTCCCATAACAAACGTAAGAGTGTTACAACACAAATGTCTCTTCAAAAgtaggggaaaaaacaaaaaaacaaactagtTATAATTTATGACTATCATAATATTGCTGTTGGTCACAACAGACACATGATTTTGAAAGGATGTATTATAAAGAATTGAGTGATATTTCACTGGTATGAGAGGAGATTATAGTGTCTTGTGCCCGGAGGACAGATAATGAACTCTCTGGTGTCTGATTCGTAGGGCAGCCTGTTTGCTCTTTGCTCTGGAGAGAGCTGTAACCAGAGTTCCGCTGAAGAGGTCGCGCAAGGACTTCTGAAGGAGTACAGCCCGTGCGTCAGTGAGTGGAAAGCtctgtgcgtgcgtgcgtacgtgtgtgtgtgtgtgtgtgtgtgtgtgtgtgtgtgtgtgtgtgtgtgtgtgtgtgtgtgtgtgtgtgtgtttcattcaaTGAAATGCAACACCCTTCTCTGTCTGAAGCCTCTTCGGAAACAGGTTTGATTATATTTAAAAGCTTGACCCGGGAGAGAAACCCAAACAACTGTCTGTTCTAATATTAGCAGTGCGGCTGCGGACTACTATGAATTCTATTATTGTCTGGGCTCGGATATATTCCAAAAGGCAACTCTCATCAAAAGATTTACACTTTTGTGTGCAGTTGGTGGAAAAAATATCAGTTACCAACAAGTAGTACTCCTAATTTGAAGGACTGATGGCATGCCCGGATAGGTATGTTGGCTCTAGGCCTGTTTAATTATACAGTAATAACAGCCTTGATATATGAGTCACACatacctttattattattattattattattattattattgttattattattattattattattattattattattattattattattattattgtagctTTAAAGGTGCATGTCCAAATCATGCGTAAAAAGGAGCTATGCGTCTCAGACTGATATAATGTGATCAGAAAACTAAAACGATACAATTTCACCATCAAAACCAAATTCATGTCAACTGGCACAATTTGTCTTACCTGCTGTGTTTGCTTTGGTTTGACTGCAAAGCCGCATAATTCcgaaaattatatattttttaaacaaatacagacattttcatattctttaATTGTTGTGGCAGGAGAAAGTTGCTTGTAACGATGTCACCTGATTGGGATTGAAAGAACtttggtaagaaaaaaaaaaattctcccCACCCCCACAGAAGAGGAGACCGCCCACCAGAGACAGTCAACCCGAGACCCCTTATAGATTTAAAAAGAGAGGCTGCATTCTCAGACTGACACTTATTCAACACTGCCACCTTAAGCAGATTACTTTTGCGCTGCCTGTGTCAAATACGTGGTTCACTTTGCCTCTCCATCATGTTTAGGATGCTGAAACACCATCTTCACCCGggcatttttctcttcttcataTGGCTTTGTCACCTCATGGAACATCAAAAAGTTCAAGGTAAGCTCTCTTCATCAATTTCCGCTTAATCTTTCCGTTTTTGAAAAACTTCGACTGCTGTCAGCCACAAAACGCGCACGAGTGTCGGATACTTACTGCAACCGTGAAACTTTTTAAAGTGAGTTTCCATTTTTCCCGCTGATAAAACTCTCTGTACATCAGACAGTGCGTGCGTAAAGCGTCCATAAAACAGGTGCCGTTTGGGACACTTCAAAGTGAGACTATATGGCAAGTTTTGCAGATCTCGCCAGGCGCACGACTTAAGCCGCCACGCCGTGTTGGTGGCAGCGTCAGCCTTCCATAATACCTGAACATATTCAGATACTTTTGTTTGAGCGTTTGGTGTCTCAAGATCTTGCGGTCAAACCTGTAACAAACTTCAGAATATCCACTGTGAGTTCATGGGCGTGTTATTTATTTCTCACGCGCACCGATAGATTGCTTTTTGCCAAATTACGTGTTAAATTATAACAAAGAATTAGATaagaataaaacatattatttgTGGTTTCAGAGCTTATAGCTCAAATGGATATGCCAGAAATCTGTCTTCAATTTAAGATATCCACCAGTTCGTGAACACTTCAtgtcatgtgtgtctgtgtcggTTTAGACATCCTGCTGTTGTCTGGATCAAAGGATATTTTTGTGccacagaaagaggaaaacttctgtttttttatttttatttcattaaaataaactttatataGCTAATTTGTTAATAAACAAGTCATAGTCTAGTGTGTACATGTCTGGTATATTGTTCTGAGGCGTTACAGACGGTGGTGTGTTTAGCTTTGTAACCTAAAGACCGTGGTTTTCTGAAGGAGATTGGCTGCTATTTAACGCTGTCTAGACTCTCCACTTTCTGTCCAGTGATAACAAGCAGGGTCTGAGAATAAAGGGCAACCCCCCTCCAAagatttttcttacttttttggTTTGTGGCTGCATTGTAAGGGCTGTCAGTCACAGATGGGATAGGCAAGTGTTAACAGTCTCgagaaaaaaagaatcagaCAAAATACTGCCGGGAGGGCgaaaggggagggagggagcgtCTCGGATAATACGGGCTGCGTGTGTGTCTATAGTGCGTCTGGGTCAGCGGTTTCAGACGTTCAACGTGCGACATTcgagctttttttttgtttgtttgtctgtttacagCTGGGAACTGCTGGTTGCAGCAGGGAAAGAACGGGAGGTGCCAGGTGCTCTACATGCCCGGGATGAGCAGGGAGGAGTGCTGTCGGAGTGGAAGACTCGGAACGTCCTGGACCGAGGAGGACGTCCCCAACAGCACGCTCTTTAGGTGGATGATCTTCAATGGCGGAGCCCCCAATTGCATACCTTGCAAAGGTGGAGGTGCACTCATTTCCCTTCGTTTCCACATCATAAACAATACACATCCTCAGTCAGTAAATTAATCCCAGTGATGATCTAATTTACATCCAACCAGCGTGCGTAAATTAATCCTTAGTACGCTCTATATGCGCCAGAGTAAGTTTACGCACAAGCCCAACATCCTCAATAGCATCTCATAACACAGATCTTTTATTTTAGAAACCTGCGATAATGTTGACTGTGGGCCTGGAAAGAGGTGCAAGATGAACAGAAGAAGTAAGCCGCGCTGTGTGTGCGCACCAGACTGCTCCAACATCACCTGGAAAGGACCAGTCTGCGGCTCGGATGGCAAGACCTACAAAGACGAATGCGCATTGCTGAAGGCTAAATGTAAAGGCCACCCTGACCTGGACGTGCAGTACCAGGGAAAGTGCAAGAGTAAGTAGGCTAAATATTGTTCTTACATTCTATCTGCTTACGAAACTCCTCATTTTTCAACGCTGCAAGTGCTACGAATCCAGCGGCCTGTTCtaatttttcatgtatttcgtgtcatttttcacaaaaaattCCCATTTCTTTGTCTCGACAGAGACGTGCCGTGACGTCTTGTGCCCCGGCAGCTCCACGTGCGTTGTGGACCAAACAAATAACGCATATTGTGTGACGTGTAATCGGATTTGCCCCGAGGTGACACCGCCTGAGCAGTATCTGTGTGGAAACGACGGGATCATCTATGCCAGCGCGTGTCACC is drawn from Thunnus albacares chromosome 2, fThuAlb1.1, whole genome shotgun sequence and contains these coding sequences:
- the fsta gene encoding follistatin-A isoform X1, with protein sequence MFRMLKHHLHPGIFLFFIWLCHLMEHQKVQAGNCWLQQGKNGRCQVLYMPGMSREECCRSGRLGTSWTEEDVPNSTLFRWMIFNGGAPNCIPCKGGETCDNVDCGPGKRCKMNRRSKPRCVCAPDCSNITWKGPVCGSDGKTYKDECALLKAKCKGHPDLDVQYQGKCKKTCRDVLCPGSSTCVVDQTNNAYCVTCNRICPEVTPPEQYLCGNDGIIYASACHLRRATCLLGRSIGVAYEGKCIKAKSCEDIQCSAGKKCLWDARMSRGRCSLCDETCPESRTDEAVCASDNTTYPSECAMKQAACSMGVLLEVKHSGSCNSITEDQEEDEEDEDSDYMAYVHLSSILDG
- the fsta gene encoding follistatin-A isoform X2; this translates as MFRMLKHHLHPGIFLFFIWLCHLMEHQKVQAGNCWLQQGKNGRCQVLYMPGMSREECCRSGRLGTSWTEEDVPNSTLFRWMIFNGGAPNCIPCKETCDNVDCGPGKRCKMNRRSKPRCVCAPDCSNITWKGPVCGSDGKTYKDECALLKAKCKGHPDLDVQYQGKCKKTCRDVLCPGSSTCVVDQTNNAYCVTCNRICPEVTPPEQYLCGNDGIIYASACHLRRATCLLGRSIGVAYEGKCIKAKSCEDIQCSAGKKCLWDARMSRGRCSLCDETCPESRTDEAVCASDNTTYPSECAMKQAACSMGVLLEVKHSGSCNSITEDQEEDEEDEDSDYMAYVHLSSILDG